In the Pseudomonadota bacterium genome, one interval contains:
- a CDS encoding NAD(P)H-hydrate dehydratase — MQDTSFGWTAAAVLHLRAPNGTLAGARMIGLWTRDEVRALDRDAVDRLGVPSLALMENAGLGATLALLEHFSRSLARIVIVGGTGQNGGDAWVVARQLRVRGHRPRCVLLGEASTVRGDARVNLDALANLGIPLTEVGSGSGLSALGDALADATLVVEGLFGTGLDRPVTGHFAEAIERINSCRAARMALDLPSGVDADTGRVLGRAVRAQLTTTFAAHKRGLHQYPGAELAGKIVRIPIGVPASDEVLARIVEPADVGAWLARREPDVHKGSAGHVLVVAGSPGRTGAAMLAGMGALRSGAGLVTLACRPAARRSLDGKVVELMTIELSDSLEVAVPVALREASDKSAVVVGPGLGLEKEARSLVFALAEQAPVPTVLDADALTLLSGELPVLKRAPAPRVLTPHPGEAARLLGVTSGQIQADRYAAAVRIATESGAVVILKGAGTVVADPGGRLRVCRRGTPALATAGSGDVLSGVVATLLAGLPALEAASAAAVLHARAAELAAVSDRGMLAREVAQALPRALEKVRGPADPARLC; from the coding sequence ATGCAGGACACTAGCTTTGGTTGGACCGCCGCCGCTGTGCTTCACTTGCGCGCGCCGAACGGCACGCTTGCAGGCGCGCGCATGATCGGCCTGTGGACCCGGGATGAGGTGCGCGCCCTGGACCGGGATGCCGTGGACCGACTCGGCGTTCCAAGCCTGGCTCTGATGGAGAACGCCGGCTTGGGAGCCACGCTCGCGCTGCTCGAGCACTTCTCTCGTTCGCTCGCGCGGATCGTGATCGTGGGCGGAACCGGTCAGAACGGAGGCGACGCGTGGGTGGTGGCCCGGCAGCTACGCGTCCGAGGTCATCGTCCGCGGTGCGTGTTGCTGGGGGAGGCATCGACGGTACGCGGCGACGCACGGGTCAACCTGGACGCGCTCGCCAATCTGGGGATTCCGCTGACGGAGGTCGGTTCCGGCTCGGGGCTTTCAGCACTGGGCGACGCTCTGGCGGATGCGACGTTGGTGGTCGAAGGGCTGTTCGGCACGGGCCTCGATCGACCCGTGACCGGGCACTTCGCTGAAGCGATCGAGCGTATCAACTCCTGTCGGGCCGCGCGGATGGCCCTGGACCTTCCGAGCGGGGTCGACGCGGACACGGGGCGCGTGCTCGGCAGGGCCGTGCGAGCGCAGTTGACAACAACGTTTGCAGCCCACAAGCGAGGCCTGCACCAATACCCTGGAGCCGAGCTGGCCGGCAAGATCGTCCGCATCCCTATCGGTGTGCCGGCTTCCGATGAAGTGTTGGCCCGGATTGTGGAGCCTGCGGACGTGGGCGCCTGGCTGGCAAGGCGTGAACCCGATGTCCATAAGGGCAGCGCGGGTCATGTCCTGGTCGTGGCTGGATCGCCGGGCCGCACCGGTGCGGCGATGCTTGCGGGCATGGGTGCTCTGCGCTCAGGGGCGGGCCTGGTGACGCTTGCCTGTCGGCCTGCTGCGCGGCGCTCCCTGGACGGCAAGGTGGTCGAGCTCATGACCATCGAGCTTTCCGACTCACTCGAGGTAGCTGTACCGGTCGCTCTGCGCGAGGCGTCGGACAAGAGCGCCGTGGTGGTTGGACCGGGCCTTGGCCTGGAAAAGGAGGCGCGTTCGCTCGTGTTTGCGCTTGCCGAGCAGGCGCCCGTGCCGACCGTGCTCGACGCCGACGCCTTGACCCTGCTGAGCGGCGAGCTGCCGGTTCTGAAGCGTGCGCCGGCGCCTCGGGTTCTCACACCGCACCCCGGAGAGGCTGCTCGGCTGCTGGGCGTCACGAGCGGCCAGATCCAAGCCGATCGCTATGCAGCCGCTGTCCGGATCGCAACGGAGTCGGGGGCTGTCGTGATCCTGAAAGGCGCGGGCACGGTGGTGGCGGATCCCGGCGGACGGCTGCGTGTCTGTCGCCGGGGCACGCCCGCCCTTGCCACTGCGGGAAGCGGTGACGTGCTGTCCGGGGTAGTGGCAACCCTATTGGCCGGCTTGCCAGCCTTGGAGGCCGCCTCCGCGGCAGCGGTGCTGCACGCGCGGGCTGCCGAGCTTGCGGCGGTTTCCGACCGAGGCATGTTGGCCAGGGAAGTCGCTCAAGCGTTGCCGCGGGCCCTGGAGAAGGTGCGGGGCCCCGCCGACCCTGCTCGCTTATGTTAG
- a CDS encoding protein kinase codes for MSGTRAAASGGDPLTGRVIAAKYELGEVLGTGSMGKVYRATHTGLGRTVAVKILHGSYQNEARMVARFHREAQAASLIHHPNVVEIIDFGQEQDGTLYIVMEFLEGTNLRLLIEEQGLTQSRATYLMAQILSAVAAAHAKGIVHRDLKPENVVVVSKEGDDGQQLEVVKILDFGIAKIKSRGAAGGVMAQTVEMATGTPEFMSPEQCSGKPLDERSDVYSCGCLLYVLLTGRVPFTSESAVGTVLKQVNEAPIPPSQCNPKLSSHFDAIVLRALEKKPDDRYQEIRQMRGDLLQLADRLQLGPIPHSGPLPTLRSSDTEGDASGVVSSERDTRPDGRKKGGSRPLDVPSAKSRSGSRIMLLAGAMFLSAAGVGIYGLVKKTRSAALVAPGEVVAVASTPAAMNEVPERFPPPVEREIAVEQRPIAPPDDVVPPDGIAPPISPNELEDMVAIPPAPLRTKGEEAPAFRPAPKAKPPKRGWTPKRPAIKKQKKKRSARTASRRPTAKAKKVEASPAVATQRQDTRKTSPQALVAVPAPPPSAAPSGATPQPPPAGQAMPPAAAPSQPPPAPRPAAPPVLDATTQIARWQVQGPLPSSVLRRAVQRLEGDIDRCYTSAARRVGKDGFGEVRVAFRITTTGRASAVETSGGGLPGLDRCVRGVIARVVSRRKPDLGEARAAFVVQFRKPR; via the coding sequence ATGAGTGGGACCAGAGCTGCAGCATCGGGCGGCGATCCGCTGACCGGTCGGGTCATCGCCGCAAAGTACGAGCTGGGTGAAGTGCTCGGCACGGGATCGATGGGCAAGGTCTATCGTGCGACCCACACAGGTTTGGGGCGCACCGTGGCCGTCAAGATACTGCACGGCTCGTACCAGAACGAAGCTCGGATGGTGGCTCGTTTTCACCGCGAAGCACAGGCGGCGAGCCTGATTCATCATCCGAACGTTGTAGAGATAATCGACTTCGGCCAGGAGCAAGACGGCACCCTCTATATCGTCATGGAGTTCTTGGAGGGCACGAATCTCCGTCTCTTGATCGAGGAACAGGGGTTGACGCAAAGCCGGGCCACCTACCTCATGGCGCAGATTCTGTCGGCGGTCGCGGCTGCGCACGCCAAGGGGATCGTCCACCGCGATCTGAAGCCTGAGAACGTCGTCGTGGTCTCCAAAGAGGGCGACGACGGCCAGCAACTCGAAGTCGTGAAGATCCTCGACTTCGGCATCGCCAAGATCAAGTCCCGCGGCGCGGCCGGGGGCGTGATGGCCCAGACCGTGGAGATGGCCACCGGCACACCGGAGTTCATGTCACCGGAGCAGTGCAGCGGCAAACCGCTCGACGAACGCAGCGACGTGTACTCCTGCGGCTGCCTGCTGTACGTGCTGCTCACCGGGAGAGTGCCGTTTACCTCGGAGAGCGCTGTCGGGACCGTGCTCAAGCAGGTCAACGAGGCGCCGATCCCGCCCTCGCAGTGCAACCCCAAACTGTCCTCGCATTTTGATGCCATCGTGTTAAGGGCGCTGGAGAAGAAGCCCGACGATCGCTATCAAGAGATACGTCAGATGCGCGGGGACCTGCTGCAGCTGGCCGACCGTCTCCAGCTGGGTCCCATTCCTCACAGCGGTCCCTTACCCACGCTTCGGTCTTCGGACACCGAAGGCGACGCGTCGGGTGTGGTGAGCTCCGAGAGGGATACACGTCCAGATGGCCGAAAGAAGGGGGGTTCGCGGCCCTTGGACGTGCCCAGTGCCAAGAGCCGATCCGGCAGCCGGATCATGCTACTCGCCGGCGCGATGTTCTTGTCGGCCGCCGGGGTGGGCATTTACGGCTTGGTCAAGAAGACGCGCTCCGCAGCTCTGGTCGCCCCCGGCGAAGTCGTCGCCGTAGCGTCCACTCCCGCTGCCATGAACGAAGTACCCGAAAGGTTCCCCCCTCCGGTCGAGCGCGAGATTGCAGTCGAACAGCGCCCCATCGCTCCGCCGGACGACGTCGTTCCGCCGGATGGCATCGCTCCCCCGATCTCCCCCAACGAGCTCGAGGATATGGTTGCGATACCCCCGGCGCCACTGCGCACGAAAGGCGAGGAGGCTCCTGCCTTCCGGCCGGCTCCCAAGGCCAAACCGCCGAAGCGGGGTTGGACACCAAAACGCCCAGCAATCAAGAAGCAGAAGAAGAAGCGATCGGCTCGAACCGCGTCGCGCCGCCCAACCGCGAAGGCCAAGAAGGTGGAAGCGTCCCCGGCCGTTGCGACGCAAAGACAAGACACGCGGAAAACGTCACCGCAAGCCCTGGTAGCGGTCCCAGCGCCGCCACCCTCAGCGGCGCCGTCCGGAGCGACTCCGCAGCCTCCGCCAGCCGGTCAAGCCATGCCGCCTGCCGCGGCACCATCGCAGCCTCCCCCGGCGCCTCGCCCGGCAGCTCCTCCGGTCCTTGATGCAACGACGCAAATAGCTCGGTGGCAAGTCCAAGGGCCCTTGCCCTCGTCGGTGCTCCGGCGGGCGGTCCAGCGGCTTGAGGGCGATATCGATCGCTGCTACACTTCGGCGGCCCGGCGGGTCGGGAAGGATGGCTTTGGTGAGGTGCGGGTTGCGTTTCGGATAACCACGACCGGGCGCGCTTCCGCGGTCGAGACTTCCGGCGGTGGCTTGCCGGGTCTGGATCGCTGCGTGCGGGGAGTGATCGCTCGCGTGGTGTCGCGGCGCAAGCCGGATCTGGGAGAAGCCAGGGCAGCCTTCGTGGTTCAGTTCCGCAAGCCACGCTAA
- a CDS encoding prolipoprotein diacylglyceryl transferase, protein MHPTFGHLLGEPIPAYFVMLVAGFAAAVFLAVRCARRLDIDQDLLIDLALICLVAGVAGARILHVLADGYFWDYVHLCTDPTQVVWRTVATQLECDQLGGRWNGGAHTCHPPGRDCFAWAKFWNGGLTYYGGLAGAVAAGSWFVVREGLPLWRVVDLAGLVTPLGIFFGRLGCFFAGCCFGVTTDSAIGLSFPPGSAASRKQFELQLLESKALASLPVHPSQLYEALGSLLIAIYLGLWGHPRKRFDGEVFCLSVGLYAALRFALEFLRADDRGSIAGWSTSQLVSVGLLLCVLPLWHRLSRRAPT, encoded by the coding sequence GTGCACCCTACGTTCGGCCATCTGCTCGGGGAACCGATTCCCGCGTACTTCGTCATGCTCGTGGCGGGGTTCGCAGCGGCAGTGTTCCTGGCTGTGCGCTGCGCTCGAAGGCTGGATATCGATCAGGATCTGTTGATCGATCTCGCCCTTATTTGCCTTGTGGCTGGGGTCGCTGGCGCGCGTATCTTGCACGTCCTGGCGGACGGCTATTTCTGGGACTACGTCCACTTGTGCACGGACCCCACCCAGGTGGTTTGGCGCACGGTCGCCACGCAGCTGGAGTGCGACCAGCTGGGCGGGCGATGGAACGGGGGCGCGCACACATGCCATCCTCCGGGCCGCGACTGTTTCGCTTGGGCGAAGTTCTGGAACGGTGGACTGACCTACTATGGCGGGCTGGCCGGGGCTGTAGCGGCCGGCTCGTGGTTCGTTGTTCGAGAGGGGCTGCCGCTGTGGCGCGTCGTGGATCTTGCCGGCCTGGTTACGCCGCTTGGTATCTTCTTTGGCAGGCTGGGCTGCTTCTTTGCGGGCTGCTGTTTTGGCGTGACCACGGACTCGGCCATTGGCCTGTCCTTTCCACCAGGGTCTGCCGCGAGCCGCAAGCAGTTCGAATTGCAGCTCCTCGAGAGTAAGGCGCTTGCGTCGCTGCCGGTACATCCCAGCCAGCTCTACGAGGCTTTGGGCAGCCTGCTGATCGCCATCTACCTGGGCCTGTGGGGTCATCCCAGGAAGCGTTTTGACGGAGAGGTGTTTTGCCTGTCGGTCGGGCTCTACGCCGCACTCCGCTTTGCGCTGGAGTTTCTGCGCGCCGACGATCGCGGATCGATTGCGGGATGGTCCACGTCGCAGCTGGTCAGTGTTGGCTTGCTTCTGTGCGTGCTGCCGCTGTGGCACCGGTTGTCTCGACGAGCACCAACCTGA
- the folD gene encoding bifunctional methylenetetrahydrofolate dehydrogenase/methenyltetrahydrofolate cyclohydrolase FolD translates to MPGQLIDGKSVAAAVREQVRGRADAFAARHGRPPGLEVVLVGDDAASQVYVRNKERASGKVGIRSNVHHLPADTTAGRLGELLTRLDADPLVDGILLQMPLPGQLDPDAMLSQIRAGKDVDGLTNESVARLVCDQPGLRPCTPLGCMRLLAEAGCDPQGKHAVIVGRSKLVGKPLAHLLLQRNATVTVAHSRTKSLADVVQQGDIVVAAAGRAGLVRGAWIKPGAVVIDVGINRDAEGRLRGDVDFEAARERASWITPVPGGVGPMTIAMLLSNTVDAANARLGH, encoded by the coding sequence ATGCCTGGGCAGCTTATCGATGGCAAGTCTGTTGCTGCGGCGGTTCGCGAGCAGGTCCGTGGACGGGCCGATGCTTTTGCGGCACGCCACGGACGCCCCCCTGGGCTCGAAGTCGTGCTGGTGGGTGACGACGCCGCTTCGCAGGTGTACGTCCGAAACAAGGAGCGCGCGAGCGGCAAGGTCGGGATTCGAAGCAACGTTCACCACCTCCCCGCGGACACCACGGCCGGGCGGCTCGGCGAGCTGCTTACCCGTTTGGATGCCGATCCGCTGGTGGACGGCATCCTGCTTCAGATGCCGCTGCCAGGGCAGCTCGATCCCGATGCCATGCTCAGCCAGATTCGCGCTGGGAAGGACGTAGACGGGCTGACGAACGAAAGCGTGGCTCGACTGGTGTGCGACCAGCCTGGTTTGAGACCCTGTACGCCGCTCGGGTGCATGCGGCTGCTGGCGGAGGCAGGCTGTGATCCACAGGGGAAGCACGCCGTTATCGTGGGTCGTAGCAAGCTCGTGGGCAAACCGTTGGCGCACTTGCTGCTGCAGCGCAACGCAACGGTCACGGTTGCGCATTCCCGAACCAAGTCGCTCGCTGACGTGGTGCAACAGGGCGACATCGTGGTAGCCGCTGCCGGTCGAGCGGGACTGGTGCGGGGTGCCTGGATCAAGCCGGGGGCCGTCGTGATCGACGTGGGAATTAACAGAGACGCGGAAGGCCGACTCCGAGGAGACGTGGATTTCGAGGCTGCAAGGGAGCGAGCCAGCTGGATCACGCCGGTTCCAGGTGGGGTCGGACCCATGACCATTGCGATGCTGCTCAGCAACACCGTGGACGCTGCCAACGCCCGCCTCGGCCACTAG
- a CDS encoding collagen-like protein → MREIGNTPLVVETKALLFALLFVLLIGCAGDAGPAGEPGAPGEAGPAGPAGDPGPAPSEAQIAGVIDNVLGGCRGLTLSAQEWDEVFEIGQFIASGEEREVCSLHRTGPEDLFMSESEVIMNKGSHHGLLFLTGYTEVPAKDLKGEPVELGKVVPCEDAPNSRFDVTSVLSGSQGTGNLTADGQIPEGVALRIPANSLVVMNYHLLNATDEDLSACMKIGLKGIPRAEVQQEAGVLFFYNPFISVPAQGMARARMACPMTQDIQLGSAVSHMHARGVGYSARWLDASPYDPSSSTIQMLYETTEWEAPEPRVFETPLELKTGQWIDYECQYENPEQRDVAQGLDTSDEMCMFIGLYWPKNDALSNCAMERDEGIVNAGYNIGDGALSGAGFLECLWNGPLDFETCGSKRCRSPEDRYATQACFTQSCEAVGQFSRAYLDCAGDNLDTCQRQCTAAASEYQTLCAITAVAEGGCAEKFGSDGSDGTCATSAESLHEAEARCRQATRQQALDQVCRGLPQAAGGCAEVCDVPDAMACSACLGSVDFVQTNTSCRNVRSLRCLGEQVQAVAESCVKECFAECLPQAIGTCTIDCLSSGPCGTETSGLLGATCK, encoded by the coding sequence ATGCGTGAGATAGGGAACACCCCTCTGGTGGTTGAGACCAAGGCCTTGTTGTTTGCGTTGTTGTTTGTGTTGTTGATCGGCTGCGCCGGTGATGCGGGTCCTGCCGGCGAGCCGGGGGCGCCGGGTGAAGCGGGTCCTGCGGGTCCTGCGGGCGATCCGGGGCCGGCACCGAGCGAGGCACAGATAGCAGGTGTGATCGACAACGTCCTCGGCGGCTGTCGCGGCCTCACGCTAAGCGCCCAGGAGTGGGATGAGGTCTTCGAGATCGGACAATTCATCGCTTCTGGCGAGGAACGCGAGGTGTGTTCCCTCCATCGGACGGGGCCAGAGGATCTGTTCATGAGCGAGTCCGAGGTGATCATGAACAAGGGCTCGCACCATGGCTTGCTGTTTCTCACCGGCTACACGGAGGTGCCCGCCAAGGACCTGAAGGGGGAGCCGGTCGAGCTGGGCAAGGTCGTCCCCTGCGAGGATGCGCCGAATTCCCGATTCGACGTGACCTCGGTGCTCTCGGGCAGCCAAGGTACGGGCAACCTCACGGCCGACGGGCAAATCCCCGAAGGCGTGGCCTTGAGGATCCCAGCGAACTCCCTCGTGGTCATGAACTACCATCTGCTGAACGCAACGGACGAGGACCTGAGCGCCTGCATGAAGATCGGGCTCAAGGGCATTCCCAGGGCCGAAGTTCAGCAGGAGGCTGGGGTGCTGTTCTTCTATAATCCCTTCATTAGCGTTCCGGCACAAGGGATGGCTCGGGCCCGGATGGCATGTCCCATGACGCAGGACATTCAGCTTGGGAGCGCGGTCTCGCACATGCACGCCCGGGGCGTGGGCTACAGCGCCCGTTGGCTCGATGCGAGCCCCTACGACCCCAGCAGCTCGACGATTCAGATGCTCTACGAGACCACGGAGTGGGAGGCGCCGGAGCCGAGGGTGTTCGAAACGCCGCTGGAGCTGAAGACGGGACAGTGGATAGACTACGAGTGTCAGTACGAAAACCCAGAGCAACGTGACGTTGCGCAGGGGCTCGATACGAGCGATGAGATGTGCATGTTCATCGGCTTGTACTGGCCCAAAAACGATGCGCTCTCGAATTGCGCCATGGAACGGGACGAGGGCATCGTCAATGCGGGCTACAACATCGGAGACGGGGCGCTGTCGGGAGCCGGTTTCCTGGAGTGCCTGTGGAACGGTCCGCTCGACTTCGAAACCTGTGGCTCCAAGCGCTGCAGGTCGCCCGAGGACCGCTACGCGACCCAAGCCTGTTTCACCCAGAGCTGCGAGGCCGTCGGGCAGTTCAGCCGAGCCTATTTGGATTGCGCCGGCGACAACCTGGACACCTGCCAACGGCAGTGCACTGCGGCCGCCAGCGAGTACCAGACCTTGTGTGCGATCACGGCAGTGGCGGAGGGCGGCTGCGCCGAGAAGTTCGGCAGCGATGGCTCCGACGGTACCTGCGCCACCTCAGCTGAAAGCTTGCACGAGGCTGAAGCACGCTGCCGGCAGGCTACCCGCCAACAGGCCCTCGACCAGGTCTGTCGCGGATTGCCGCAGGCGGCCGGGGGCTGTGCCGAGGTCTGCGATGTGCCGGATGCGATGGCTTGCAGCGCTTGCCTGGGCAGCGTGGATTTCGTCCAGACCAACACAAGCTGCCGCAACGTGCGCAGCCTGCGCTGCCTCGGGGAGCAGGTGCAGGCCGTGGCCGAGAGCTGCGTCAAGGAGTGCTTCGCCGAGTGCCTGCCGCAGGCCATCGGCACCTGCACCATCGATTGCCTCAGCTCGGGGCCTTGCGGGACCGAAACCAGCGGATTGCTTGGAGCCACCTGCAAGTGA